DNA sequence from the Amycolatopsis sp. Hca4 genome:
CGGCGCAAGCTGCACGACCGTGAGGACACCGCCGGCCACGAGCAACATCGGCAGCAGCCACGGCCTGAACGGCTCCAAGAATGGCGGGAACTCGTCGGTCACCAAGTTCGTGAGCAGACCGATGACGAGGCCCAACCAGACGACTGCGACGACGTACGCTGCTCCTGGTCTTCTCATCGACGGTCGAGATTACCGGGCCGGACCCGCAATTCTCGCCGACTTCGCCACCATGCCGCCCGACGTTCCACCGAAACACCCGTCCAGAGCAACGAAGCGGCGGGGTGCGACTGATCGTTGAAAGTCACCAGGTTCGGCGGCTGTTCTGTCCGGGGAGGTTGCGATCGCGGCATCCAATTGCAGCACGACTACGGCTATCGCTGATAGCTCGCGCAGCTGCTGGGGCGCGGATCCTTCCTGGCGATTGGCAACTTCGGTCAGTACCTGCTCTACGTAGCGCCCGCACCAGTGATCGTGCACCTGAGAGCCGTGCCCACGACGTCGTCCTCACCCCACCCCAGGGTGCGCAGCCGCTGGCCTTAATCGACTTGTGAGTCCACAGCAGTTCGTGGAGGTGGCGCGGATGGTGCAGGCCGTGCCACGGCTGGCTCGTTGAGCGAAACGGCATCGTGATCCGGGCAGGTGGGCGGCACTGCAACCGGCGTCAAGGTGTCCGCTTAAGTAGCCACTGACCCGTCGTCCGCGGACGACGATCGGGCAGCCACGAGGCTGGGAAAGACGTCGACGACCACGTCGACGCCGCGTTCTGATGACGCTGCCAGGACAGCGTCATCAGAACGTCCACGACGACTACGTTACGTGGTAAAGCGTGTTACGCTGAGATACTGCGCTCTGCACGTATCAGCTTCACCAAGGTACGCGACCGCCGTGCACCTACCCCCAGCGCCTTCCGGAGGCTCTCCGCGGAGACTGGACGCTGATACAACTCACGATGCCGCCGATCCTCATGCCGAGCCCGCTCCAACAACTCGGCATCCACGGTCACACTTTCTGACTGTTCCGCCGAAGTACTGTCCGTGTCTGCAGCCTGGGCGACGAGGCTCGCACGCCCGGCGGCTGAGGCAGCGGCCAGCGCTTGCAGCAGGACCGGCCCCACCTCCGACCAGCCGATCAGCAACAACGGGCCCACCGCATCGAACAACGCCTTTCCCACCTCACCAGCGATCAACGGCTCCGCCACGTTCAACGCCAACGTCACCACACTCGACGCCAACAACAGCCGCCGCGCCGGCCGAATCACCTCAGCAGGAGCACCTCGCATCGACAGGGACCGAATGGCGACCAGCAGACCGACCACCGACAGATCCACCGCAGGCGCCACCCACGGCGCCACCCAGGCCGGTACCCCCAACCGGAGGGCCAAGGTCAGCACGTTCCCGAAACCGAACAAGAACGTCAGAGCCACGATGACCGCCACGATCAACGTCACCGCCGACAGCACCGGATCACGTTCCTCGCTCGGGCTCAACACAGCAACCACCCTGTTCCGCTGACCGCACCATGAACCGCAATCGACCTGCACGAACACTTCGACAGAAACCGGCACGGACGTGCCCGAGAAGCGCCCGAGAGGTCTCGCATACGTCGACAGTAAGCGGTATAGTTCGACACGAGCGATGGTCGGTGACCAGCCGAAAAGGTCTTGTCCGACATCACTCGACACCGCCCGACACCCCAAAACGCGTTCTCTTAATCAGCGGGTTCAGATACCGCTGGTCTTCGGAGCGGGGCCAGCACAGCCTCGCCGATCCTCAGACAGTCGCCGACGCACTTCCGCAGCGCGCTTCGTGCGAACGCCCTTGACAAGCCGGGTCACGAGCGACTCAGCGATATCCCGACGGCAACCACTTACCGTCCTCACATCCTCGTGATCGATCACGGCTAGACTCAATCATGTTCAGTTCGGCACGCTAGACGCCGTTGAACTCTGCCTCGCCCTCCCGCTGCGAGAGTGCTCTTGGAATAGTCATGGCAGACCGCCAAGTGAGCCAAACCGGGACAGGCCTCACAGATCCCGCCGGTGCTGCGTTCGTTGAATCGTGGCCTTCCACATCGAACAAGGCTGCCGACAAGATCGTCACGTCGCTGCTCCTTCCGGAGAGAAGGCGCAGCACCGAGCCGGTGATCCCGTTGCCGGTTGCTGAGCTCGGCCCGCTAATGGACCGTGGTTCGATCGCCTTCAGCCTGGTAAGGGTCGGCGGAAACGGCGTCGTGGCAGCGCGGATGGCACTGCAGCAGCTGGCGTGGCCTCCAGGGCAGGCGCTGCGCTTCTCGGTGTCCTCGGGTCTGCTGATCGTGGCGCCCGGAGAGAAGCCGACGGCTGCATTCGTGCCGCCGACGATGAATCTCACTCTGCCGGCGCGGTTGCGGTCGCGGTGCCGCGTTCGCGCCGGCGACCAGGTTTTGCTTGCCTCCGTGGTCGAGCACAACCTGCTGGTCGTCTACCCGCAGCACGTCCTCCACACGATGCTCGCGACCTACCACGACACGCTGACCGCCACTTCCGGGAACCCCGGCAATTGACGCCTGCAGCGGGCGCAGTCTCCGCGACTGCGCCCGCTGCCACTCACTCCGTTGCTGACCGCTGTGGACGAGCTGGCGCCAACGGATGTGGCTCGCCGGTGAGCGCGGCCAGTGCTTCGGCCACCTCGCTGATGTCAGCTTTGACGTAGGTGGTGGTTGTCAGGTCGCTGCCGGACTCGGCATGTCCTGCGTAGGCGCGGGCGACGCCGATGCCGAAGTTGCGTTCGACCCAGGTCAGTGTGGTGTGGCGCAGCCAGTGGGCGCTGACCTGTAGTGCTCTGGCCCAGTCCAACTCATTCTGGATCCGACCGAAGATGTAGTCGTAGCGGCGCTTGGTGATCGGCTTGCCGGTGGCGTAGCGCAGGAGCTGGCTCTCCGGCTGGCCGTCGCCCCGCTCGTCGAAGTGTGCGAGGAGGTGCTGCATCAGTGTGGGTGAGACCGGTTGCCAGCGTTCGGTTTCGCCTTTCTCCCGCAGCAGGATCGTGCATTGGCTGCGGTCTAGGTCGCGGCGGCGTAAGGCGAGCGCGCCGCCGCGTCGACAGGCGCTCTCCTCGTGCAGCCGGCAGAGGAGCGCATCCAGCTCCGGGTCGTCGCCTGTGCTGGTCACGACGTCATTGAGTTCGTTGATCCGATCGGAGGCGAGGGCGCGGCGGGTGGAGGCGTTGCGCCGTGGCTTGGTGACCCGCATGGCGGGGTTGGCGCGCTCGTCGAGGCGTCCGTCGTTGACCAGGTGCTTGTAGAGACAGCGCATGGCGGCGACGAAATTCTCCGCCGCATTGCGGCCACCGCGGGAGTTACGGCGGACACGCGCGGTGCTGCGGACGTGCTCGGCCATCGCCTTGATCTCGGTGGCCGTGATCGTATCCATAGGCCGCTCACCCCACCGGGCTTCGGCCTTCTTCCAGTACGACCCGTAGGAGCTGGCGGTGCTCGGCGACACTAGATCCGCCACAACCGGAATCCATTCGCCGAGCGTCGGCATCGGTGGCCGCTCGGCGTCAGGGGTGTCGACGGGTGCGCCCCCGATGAGGTCGGCAGGATCCACGCCGAGGCGCGATAACAGGAGCCGCGCCGCTTCGAGATCTCGAGTGGTCGCGGTCATGACGCCTCCTCGGGGGCGGCCAGCGAGGTGTGGAAAGTGCGCAGCATCGCCTGAACGGCAGCTTCCGGGTGAACGATGAGCACGTCGTGGACCGGGTCGGCGACCAGCAGCAGCCGGCTGCCCGCCAGCGCTCCGCAGCCGCGGCGCACGGGAGCCGGGAGCGCGACGTAGGGTTTGCGGGGCATGACGAATACCCCGTCCGGGCGCCGGCGGATCACCACCGTGGTCCGGACGAGGGTGATCAGCAGGCGGTCGCCCGGGTTCCAGCCTAGGGCCGCGACGGCGCCGCGGTCCTGCAGCCGCCCTCCCCCGTCCATCAGCGCGATCGACAGCCGCGGCCCATCCTCCGTATGGAGGTCACGCAACGGCGGCAAGCCCATCGGGACAGGAAGCGGAGTCACGCGTGCCGGGTCCGGCGTGGTGATCCGGCCGGGCAGGGCCAGTGGAGGGATGTCGGTCATGCGACACCTCCCCGACGTGTAGCGCGAGGGGAGGGCGCGTCCACGATCAGCCTAGCGGAGGCTGACGAGGGCTGAACGCCAGAAAGACCCGCCGTAGCGGGCCTGTCACTCTGTGGTTTGGGAGATCTCCCACGTATTTGTGTCCGAGGGGGGACTTGAACCCCCACGCCCGTTAAGGGCACTAGCACCTCAAGCTAGCGCGTCTGCCATTCCGCCACTCGGACCTGCTGAAGAAAGAGTATACGGCGCCTCCAGCACCCCGTTCAGGGGGGTCCGGATCGCTCCCTCGGCGGCCTCTGGCATGATCGGCCGGTTTCGCACCTGCTGCATCGATTCAGCGAACAACCGCACCGGCTCCTGGTAGGCGTATGCCTCCGGCCCCGCGGCCTCCAGCAAGTGCGCGTCCACCAGGGATTCCAGGAGGATCGTCGTGTCCTGGGCCGGGAGGTCCAGCGCCGCGGATGCCGTTGCCGTCGAGAACCTGGGGAACGGCGACAGCCTCTCGAATGCGTGCCTCTGCCAGGGCGTCAGCTCGGCCACCGCCGACTCGTACGGCTTCTCTATCGCCTGGCACTCCGGGGGCCTTGCCGGCGCTCCCGGGGCTGGGCGGCCCACCCTCTTCAGGGCCTCCGTCATCGTCCAGTCCGGGCGGGATGCCAGCCTCTCGCCGATCGCGCGGATGACCTGGGGGAGCCCCGCTGTTCGCGAAGCCAGCGCCTGCGTTTCCCCGGGAAAAGCCGCCACCCGGTCCTGGCCCACCACCTGCGTCAGCAGGGTCACCGACTCCTGGACGCTCAAGCCGCCCAGCTTTGTCCAGTGGGCGTGCGGTACGTCGTACAAGCGACGGCGGGCCGTGATCAGCACCGCCGGACCTCCCGCGCCCGGCAACAGCACTCGGATGTCGTCCTCCGGGCGGGCGTTGTCCAGGACCACCAGCACCCTGCGGCCCGACGTGCGGGTTCGCCACAACGCCGCTCGCTCGCTCGCCGACGCCGGGAGGTCGCGCACGCCGATTCCGTGCAGCAGCTCGGACAGCGGGTCCGGTGACTCCGCCAGGTCCAGGAACAGCCGGCCGTCCGGGAAGTCGACCGTGTGGGCGATGTGGACCGCCAGCGCTGTCTTGCCGATCGCCGCCAGGCCCTCGATGCCCAGCACCGGGACCGACGCCGTGGGCCTGGTCAGTGCCTCGGACAGCGCGGACGTCAATGACACGCGGCCGACGAACTCCGGGAGGTCCGGGGCAGCTGGGACGGGCCGGACACCGGCGGCGCCAGCGACGGGTCCGCCGCCAGGATGCGGCGTTGCATCTCGCGCAGCTCCGGGCCCGGGTCGAGGCCCAGCTCGGACTCCAGCAGGCGCTGCGTCGCCGTGAACAGCTCCAGCGCCTCCGCCTGGCGGCCCGCGCGGTACAACGCCAGCATCTGCAGCTCACGCGGGCGCTCGCGCAACGGCTGTTCGGCGATCAGGTCCGTCAGGTCGACGTGGCGGCCCGCCTCGAGGTCCGCCGCCGCCAGGTCCTCGCGGGCCTTGAAGTGCAGCTGGACCAGGCGCTCGCGGGCCGCCTCCGCGTAGTCGCCGTTCACCCCGGACAGCGGCGTGCCGTGCCACAACTCCAGCGCCTCCCGCACCGAAGACGGTGAAGACAAAAGGCGCTCGAACTCCGTGACGTCCAGAGAACCGGCGTGGATCGCGTAGCCGCCTCCGACCGACTCGATCGGGACGCCGGCGTGGCGCAGGCGGGACACGTACGACCGCACCATGCCGACCGCCGCCCGTGGCTCCGCCCCGCCCCACAACGCCGTGACCAGCTGGGCCGGCGACAGTGGCGTGCCTTCCTGCAGGAGCAGCACCGCCAGCGCCGCCCGCTGCCGGGGTGGCCCCAGCTCGAGCTCGGCGTCGCCGCGCCACGCCCGGACCGGGCCGAGGACTTCGAACCGCACCGCATCGGTCACGCAGAGCGCAACCGGCGGCCGCGGAACGGTATTCCGTCACAGCCCCTCGAACGCCTCGCGCAGCGACGCGAGCCAGGTCGCGAAGTCCTGCAGCCGCGGGTTCAGCTTCCGCACCGCCTCCGGGTCGCGCGCGCCGGCGAACGCGTCTTCGTGCTCGGCGTAGTAGAAGAACATGTTCGACAGGTCGTCCGCGCCCGGGAAGCCCGCGGCCCGCAGGTCCTCGACGCTCATCGGCCGGTAGGCGACCACCGTGTCGAGCTCCTTGGCGAACGCCGCCGCGTACTGCTCGCCGGTCAGGTTCTCCCCCGAGATGCTGATCGTCTCACCGGCCAGCGACGGGCCCTGCGCGAACACGCCGAACGCCGTGCGGCCGATGTCCTCCGCCGCGATGCCCGGCAGCGTCTTGTCGGCCATCGGCAAGTGCAGCGCGATGACTCCGTCGTCGTCGCGGACCGGGCGGAAGAAGTCGAGGAAGGCCTCGAAGTAGAACGTTGTCGAAAGGAACGTCGTCGGCACGCCCGCCTCGACGAAGAACGCCTCCGCTTCGGCCTTGCTGTCGAAGTGCGGGACCTTGTACCGCTCGTGCAGCGTCGGGACGCGGTCGTCGCGCAGGTGCAGGCGGGTGTCGGGCAAGGTCGACCAGATCACGTGCCGCAGTCCGGTGGCCTTCGCCGCCGCGGCCATCGCACGGGCCTGCTGCTGCTCGCGCTCGACGGAGTTGTACTCCCAGAACGCCGTGACGAGGTAGGCGCCGTACGCGCCTTCGAAAGCCTTCGTCAGGCTGGACTCGTCGTCCAGGTCGGCGGCGACGACTTCGGCGCCGCGAGCGGCCAGCGCCTGCGCGGCCGGGGAGTCCGGGTTGCGGGTGATCGCCCGCAGCGCGAACCGCCGCTCCGGGTCGTCGAGGATCGCGCGGGCCAGGCCGCCGCCCTGCTGGCCGGTGGCGCCGACGACGGCGATGATCTTCGGGTCGGACATCGGGAAACCTCCTGGGTCGGGCCGGCGGGTTCCGGCCACCGCCCCAGGGAACCGCCCGGACATCAGCGTCTCGTGCACGGCGTGTGCACGCCGCGTGCACACGGTTTACAAGGTCGCCGCCGCTTCCTAGGATTCGCCGGTCGGGCCGCAGAACGGGAGGTTTTCCATGGGTCGGCGGCGGGACGACGACGAAATCTCCGTCGCCGAGCTGCTCCGGGAGACGGGGGCGACGCCGCGCTCGCTCGGCGGGCCGCCCGCGGCCACACCGTCGCGCGAGGAGGACACCGGCGACGGCTACCGAGAACGGCTCGAGCAGCGCGCCCGCGAAGCCGCGGCCGTCCAGCAGCGGGCCGGGCGGCGGATCCGGTGGATCTCCGCGTTCGCCGGCGCCGTCGTGGTGCTCGGCAGCCTCGTGCTCATCGCGGTGACGTCCGGCAGCGCGCAGCCGCGGCAGGCCACGCCGCAGGCCCCCCTCGCTCCGGCGACGACTCCGCATCCGGCCACTCCCACGCTCAGCCGGCCCGGTCCGACGCCGATCCCGACCGTGCTGCGGCAAACCGCAACGCCGACGACGACGACGCCGGTGCCGACCTCGGCCGCACCCCAGCCCCCGCCGGCCGCAGCCGCGTCGTGCGTCGTGCGCTTTTCCGTGCCCGACCAGTGGAACGACGGCTTCACCGCGGGCGTCGCCATCACCAACAAGAGCGGCGAAACGCTGGAACCGTGGACGCTGACCTGGACATTCACCGCCGGGCAGCGGGTCACCCACGGCTGGGACGGCAAGTACAGCCAGAGCGGCAGCCGGGTGACCGTCACCGCCGAGTCCTACAACGCCACCCTCGCACCGGGCGCGACCGTCAGCACGGGGCTGAACGGGGCCTTCGACCACGGGAACCCGGCCCCCACGGCGTTCACCCTCAACGGCGCCCGCTGCGACGCGGGCTGACCACCCGCACGTCGGCCAGCTCGAGCAGGCCGTCGAGCTCCACGCGCGCGCGGGTGCGCCGCGGGTCGGGCACCAGGCCTTCGGCGCGGACGACGTCGAGCAGGCGGCTCGCCAGGGGCAGCACCAGGTGCCGGCCCCAGCAGCGCTCGCTGACGTGCCCGAACGGCAGGTAACCGGGGTGGCGGTCGGCGTCGAGGGCGGCCCAGCGCCGCGGGCGCCACTCGTCCGGCGCTTCCCACAGCTTCGGTGAGCGGTGGCTCAGCAGCGGCAGCAGCAGGACGTCGTCGCCGGGGGTGATGCGGGCGTCCACCTCGGCGAACTCCGGCGAGCGCACGCGCAGGATGTTCCACGACGGCGGCAGCAGCCGCAGGGCTTCGTCGAGGACGTGTTCGTTCGGGACGTCGTCGTCGAACGGCGCGCCCAGCCACACCGCGTTGGTCACCAGCGCGGCGACGGTGAAGCAGATCGGCGCGGCGACCCGGCGGTAGAGGTACATCCGGAAACGCCGTTCGGCCAGCGTGTCGGCGGCAAGGACCTGCCGGGCGAGCGTCGACAGCTCGGCGTCCGGTGCCGGCCGCCGGGCCAGCGCGGCCCCGGCGGCGACGGCCGACCAGGTCAGCTTCGGCGTCAGCTCCAGGCGGCGGTCGACGAGCACGCGGAACCGGCGCGTCTCGGGTCCGAAGACGAATCGGCGCAGGTAGTCGTGCGGCACGGCCGGCCACGCACCGGTGAGGTCGGGGACGTCGGCAGGTCGCTTCAGCGCGGCCCGGACGTCGGCGCCGAGCGCTTGCATCAGGCTCGCCGATTCGGCGCGGGTCACCGCGCGGCCCAGCACCGGCTTGAACGTCGGGCGCTCCTCGGCGTTCGCCGGGCGGGCGCGCAGCACGCCATCCATCAGCTCCGGGTCGGCGATCCCGACGGTGTCGGGCTCGAGGCGGAAGAGCCCGCCGTCCCGGTGCTCGCGCAGCAGTTCCGCCAGGCGGGGCGCGAAGACGACTTCGCGGCGGGCGGGAGCGATGACCACGTTCGGCACTCCTCGAAAGGGGAACGGGGGCCGGTCCCGGTGACCGGGACCGGCCGCGCGATCAGATCCAGCCGTACCAGGCGTAAGCCTTCAGGCTCCTCTTGGGAAGCGCTTTCTTCACCACGCGGACGAGCTTCACCGGATTCCTCCCTAGCTCGGGTTTCAGGATCATGTTCGACCCTAGGCAGGGCGGGATCGGCTCAGCACCAAGGACTACACGTTCGGCCCAGATCTTTCGGCGGAAAATGGGCATCGTGAAAAATGCGTGTTAATTCAACTGAGCACTTCCCGCATGAATGTCACAAGCCAATGCTGTGCGGGGCTGCGCGCGTGCGTGTGGCGCGTGTACACCGAAACCTGCGCCGGCTCCACGTCCATCGGCAGCTCGAACAGCCGGACGCGGTGCTGCGCCGCGAACATCCCGGCCACCAGGCGCGGCACCATCGCCACCAGCTCGCCGTCCTGCACCAGGTACGGCAGCGCCGCGAAGCGGGTCACCTCGAGCACCACGCGATCGAGGAGGCCGCACGCCTCCAGCGCCCGGCGCGGGCCGTCGTGGCCCGTCGGGCCGAACACCGTCACGTGGCGCTCGGCCGCCAGCTGCTCGAACGAGACGGCCTCCGGAAGACGCGGGTGGTCCGAAGCCACCATCCCCAGGTAGCCCTCGGTGAACAGCGGGATCCGGGCGACGCGCTGGGAGCTGATCAGCGGGGACGCGATGAACGCGTCGACCTCGCCGCGGCCGAGCTGGTCGGCCGCGCGGCCGACGTCCAGCGGCCGGACGGTCAGCGTCACCCCCGGCGCCCGCGCCGGCAGCGCCGCCATCAGGCGCGGCAGCAGCGACATCTCCCCCAGGTCCGACAGGCACAGCGTGAACTCCGCCCGGGCCGCCGACGGCGAGAACGACTTCGCGCCGCTCACCGCCGTCTCGATCTCCGACAGCGCGCTGTGCAGCGGCTCGTAGAGCGCGCGGGCGGTCGTCGTGGGTTCCAGGCCGCCGCCGGTGCGGCGGAACAGCTCGTCGGAGAACCGGCGCCGCAGCTTCTGCAGGCTGTAGCTGATCGTCGGCTGCGTGACGTGCAGGGACTCCGCCGTCGCGGTCACGCTGCGGGTCTCGTAGAGCAGCACGAACGTGCGCACCAGGTTCAGGTCGAAGTCCGGCATATCGATCCCATCGATGAAGCAGCGAGCCAACATCTATTGGAACACGGCCGCGCGGCTCCATAGGGTCGGTCCGACTTCGAGGAGGCACCGATGCCCACCGCCCGCCGGCTCGCCCACGAGTTCCTGGACCGCCGAGGCCTGACGACCGTCTTCGGCAACCCCGGCTCCAACGAGCTGCCGTTCCTCGCCGGGCTGCCGGAGCACTTCCGGTACGTCCTCGGCCTGCACGAAGGCGCCGTCGTCGGGATGGCCGACGGCTACGCCCAGGTGACCGGCCGCCCGGTGCTGGTCAACCTGCACGCCGCCGCCGGCTCCGGCAACGCGATGGGCGCGCTCACCAACGCCGTCTACTCGCGCTCTCCCCTGGTGCTCACCGCGGGCCAGCAGGTCCGGACGGCGATCGGGCTGGAGGCGATGCTCGCCAACGTCGACGCGACGCAGCTGATGCGGCCGCTGGTCGCCTGGTCCGGGGAGCCGAGCTGCGCCGAAGACGTCCCGAGGTCGCTCGCGCAGGCCGTCTTCGAGGCCGAGCTGCACCGGCGCCCCACCTACCTTTCGGTGCCCTACGACGACTGGGCCGCCGAGCTCCCGGCGAGCCCCACGCTCGACCGGCAGGTCCACAAAGGCCTCGAGCCCGGCGAAGCCCAGCTCGAGGCCCTCGTCGCGAGTGTCGCCGCGGCGAAGAACCCGGCGCTGGTCCTCGGCGGCGACATCGACGCCACCGGGCTCTTCGACCGCGCCGTCGCCCTGGCCGAGCACCTCGGGCTGCCGACGTGGGTGGCGCCGTCGCCGCACCGGCTGCCCTTCCCCAACCGGCACCCGCTCTTCAGGGGCGTGCTGCCCGCCGGCATCGCGCCGGTGTCGGCCGCGCTGACCGGGCACGACCTCGTGCTCGTGCTCGGCGCGCCGGTCTTCCGCTACCACCAGCACGTGCCCGGCGCGTACCTGCCCGAGGGCACCCGGCTCATCCAGGTCACCGACGACTTCGGCGCCGCGGCCCGCGCGCCGATGGGTGACGCGCTGGTCGCCGACCCGGCGCCGGTGATCAAGGCGCTGCTGACGAAAATCCCAGCACGCGGAGCAGCAAGCGAACACGTCGGAATCCCGGCGGCCAAGACTGGCGGGAAGGCGCTGCACCCGGAGCAGGTGTTCGCCGCCCTGCGCGACACCCAGAGCGCCGACACGCGCTACGTCGTCGAGTCGACGTCGACGAACTCGGCCTGGTGGCGCCAGATGGACCTGCGCCGCGAAGGCTCGTACTTCTTCCCGGCCGCCGGCGGGCTCGGCTTCGGCCTGCCCGCCGCGGTCGGCGTCGCGATGGGCAGCCCGGACCGCCCGGTCGTCGGCGTGATCGGCGACGGCTCGGCCAACTACGGCATCACGGCATTGTGGACCGCCGCGCACTACCGCGTGCCGGTCACCTTCGTGATCCTGCGCAACGGCGTCTACGGCGCCCTGCAGTGGTTCGGCGAGCTGCTCGGGACGCCGGACGTGCCCGGCACGGAGATCCCCGGCATGGACTTCACCGCGATCGCGGCCGGCTACGGCGTCGAAGCCACCGCCGTCCGCGACGAAGACGACTTGCGCGCCCAGCTCAAGGCGACCCCGGACGGCCCCCGGCTGATCCAGGTCGACACCGAACCGACCACACCGGAGTGATCATGACCTTGCTGGAGAACGAATTCCGCGACGGCAGCGGCGGGACGCACCCGGTCGTCGAGCCGGCCACCGGGAACGTGCTGGGCAGCGTGGGCATCGCGACACCGGGCGACGTCGCGGAAGCCGCCGCGGCCGCCGCGAAGGCGCAGCGGGACTGGGCCCGGCGCAAGCCCGCCGAACGCGCCGCCGTGCTGCGCCGCGCCGGCGAGCTGTGGGAGAAGCACGCCGCCGAAGTGCAGGACTGGATCGTCCGTGAAGCCGGTTCGACGCGGCCCAAGGCCGGCATCGAGACCGAGATGGCGGCCGGGATCTGCTTCGAGGCCGCGGCCCTGCCCACCCACCCGCTCGGCGAGGTGCTCAGCACCGGTGAACCCCGCTGGTCGCTGGCGCGGCGGGGGCCGGCCGGCGTGGTTTCGGTGATCTCGCCGTTCAACTTCCCGCTGATCCTGGCCATCCGCTCGGTCGCCCCCGCGCTCGCGCTGGGCAACGCCGTCCTGCTCAAGCCCGACCTGCGCACGGCGGTGTGCGGCGGGGTGAGCATCCTGCGCGTCTTCGAAGAGGCCGGGCTGCCCGAGGGCCTGCTGCACCTGCTGCCCGGCGACGCGGCCGTGGGCGCCGCGGTGGTCGACGCGCCCGAGGTGGCGGTGGTGTCGTTCACCGGCTCGACCGCGGCCGGGCGGAAGGTCGGCGAAGCCGCCGCGCGCTCGCTCAAGCGCGTGCACCTGGAGCTGGGCGGCAACAACGCGCTCGTCGTGCTGCCGGGCGCCGACGTCGCGAAGGCGGCCTCCGCCGGCGCGTTCGGCTCGTTCCTGCACCAGGGCCAGATCTGCATGACCACGGGCCGCCACCTGGTGCACGAGTCCCAAGTGGACGAGTACGTCGAGGCGCTCGCCGAGAAGGCGCGCCGGCTGCCGGTCGGGAACCCGGCCGATGGCGACGTCGCGCTCGGCCCGATCATCGACGACCGCCAGCTCGCGCACGTCACCGACATCGTCGACCGGAGCGTGGCGGCGGGCGCGCGGGTGCTCGCCGGCGGCAAGCCGGACGCGCCGTACTACCCGCCGACCGTCCTCTTCGGACTCGACGACGCGAGCCCGGCTTGGCGCGAGGAGATCTTCGGCCCGGTCGCG
Encoded proteins:
- a CDS encoding LysR family transcriptional regulator, producing MPDFDLNLVRTFVLLYETRSVTATAESLHVTQPTISYSLQKLRRRFSDELFRRTGGGLEPTTTARALYEPLHSALSEIETAVSGAKSFSPSAARAEFTLCLSDLGEMSLLPRLMAALPARAPGVTLTVRPLDVGRAADQLGRGEVDAFIASPLISSQRVARIPLFTEGYLGMVASDHPRLPEAVSFEQLAAERHVTVFGPTGHDGPRRALEACGLLDRVVLEVTRFAALPYLVQDGELVAMVPRLVAGMFAAQHRVRLFELPMDVEPAQVSVYTRHTHARSPAQHWLVTFMREVLS
- a CDS encoding AfsR/SARP family transcriptional regulator; the protein is MTDAVRFEVLGPVRAWRGDAELELGPPRQRAALAVLLLQEGTPLSPAQLVTALWGGAEPRAAVGMVRSYVSRLRHAGVPIESVGGGYAIHAGSLDVTEFERLLSSPSSVREALELWHGTPLSGVNGDYAEAARERLVQLHFKAREDLAAADLEAGRHVDLTDLIAEQPLRERPRELQMLALYRAGRQAEALELFTATQRLLESELGLDPGPELREMQRRILAADPSLAPPVSGPSQLPRTSRSSSAACH
- a CDS encoding tryptorubin family RiPP precursor, translating into MPIFRRKIWAERVVLGAEPIPPCLGSNMILKPELGRNPVKLVRVVKKALPKRSLKAYAWYGWI
- the mdlC gene encoding benzoylformate decarboxylase; protein product: MPTARRLAHEFLDRRGLTTVFGNPGSNELPFLAGLPEHFRYVLGLHEGAVVGMADGYAQVTGRPVLVNLHAAAGSGNAMGALTNAVYSRSPLVLTAGQQVRTAIGLEAMLANVDATQLMRPLVAWSGEPSCAEDVPRSLAQAVFEAELHRRPTYLSVPYDDWAAELPASPTLDRQVHKGLEPGEAQLEALVASVAAAKNPALVLGGDIDATGLFDRAVALAEHLGLPTWVAPSPHRLPFPNRHPLFRGVLPAGIAPVSAALTGHDLVLVLGAPVFRYHQHVPGAYLPEGTRLIQVTDDFGAAARAPMGDALVADPAPVIKALLTKIPARGAASEHVGIPAAKTGGKALHPEQVFAALRDTQSADTRYVVESTSTNSAWWRQMDLRREGSYFFPAAGGLGFGLPAAVGVAMGSPDRPVVGVIGDGSANYGITALWTAAHYRVPVTFVILRNGVYGALQWFGELLGTPDVPGTEIPGMDFTAIAAGYGVEATAVRDEDDLRAQLKATPDGPRLIQVDTEPTTPE
- a CDS encoding cytochrome P450, with product MVIAPARREVVFAPRLAELLREHRDGGLFRLEPDTVGIADPELMDGVLRARPANAEERPTFKPVLGRAVTRAESASLMQALGADVRAALKRPADVPDLTGAWPAVPHDYLRRFVFGPETRRFRVLVDRRLELTPKLTWSAVAAGAALARRPAPDAELSTLARQVLAADTLAERRFRMYLYRRVAAPICFTVAALVTNAVWLGAPFDDDVPNEHVLDEALRLLPPSWNILRVRSPEFAEVDARITPGDDVLLLPLLSHRSPKLWEAPDEWRPRRWAALDADRHPGYLPFGHVSERCWGRHLVLPLASRLLDVVRAEGLVPDPRRTRARVELDGLLELADVRVVSPRRSGRR
- a CDS encoding NmrA/HSCARG family protein, which gives rise to MSDPKIIAVVGATGQQGGGLARAILDDPERRFALRAITRNPDSPAAQALAARGAEVVAADLDDESSLTKAFEGAYGAYLVTAFWEYNSVEREQQQARAMAAAAKATGLRHVIWSTLPDTRLHLRDDRVPTLHERYKVPHFDSKAEAEAFFVEAGVPTTFLSTTFYFEAFLDFFRPVRDDDGVIALHLPMADKTLPGIAAEDIGRTAFGVFAQGPSLAGETISISGENLTGEQYAAAFAKELDTVVAYRPMSVEDLRAAGFPGADDLSNMFFYYAEHEDAFAGARDPEAVRKLNPRLQDFATWLASLREAFEGL
- a CDS encoding cellulose-binding domain-containing protein, giving the protein MGRRRDDDEISVAELLRETGATPRSLGGPPAATPSREEDTGDGYRERLEQRAREAAAVQQRAGRRIRWISAFAGAVVVLGSLVLIAVTSGSAQPRQATPQAPLAPATTPHPATPTLSRPGPTPIPTVLRQTATPTTTTPVPTSAAPQPPPAAAASCVVRFSVPDQWNDGFTAGVAITNKSGETLEPWTLTWTFTAGQRVTHGWDGKYSQSGSRVTVTAESYNATLAPGATVSTGLNGAFDHGNPAPTAFTLNGARCDAG
- a CDS encoding site-specific integrase, with amino-acid sequence MTATTRDLEAARLLLSRLGVDPADLIGGAPVDTPDAERPPMPTLGEWIPVVADLVSPSTASSYGSYWKKAEARWGERPMDTITATEIKAMAEHVRSTARVRRNSRGGRNAAENFVAAMRCLYKHLVNDGRLDERANPAMRVTKPRRNASTRRALASDRINELNDVVTSTGDDPELDALLCRLHEESACRRGGALALRRRDLDRSQCTILLREKGETERWQPVSPTLMQHLLAHFDERGDGQPESQLLRYATGKPITKRRYDYIFGRIQNELDWARALQVSAHWLRHTTLTWVERNFGIGVARAYAGHAESGSDLTTTTYVKADISEVAEALAALTGEPHPLAPARPQRSATE